A window from Kluyveromyces lactis strain NRRL Y-1140 chromosome E complete sequence encodes these proteins:
- the IMP4 gene encoding snoRNA-binding rRNA-processing protein IMP4 (highly similar to uniprot|P53941 Saccharomyces cerevisiae YNL075W IMP4 Component of the SSU processome which is required for pre-18S rRNA processing interacts with Mpp10p member of a superfamily of proteins that contain a sigma(70)-like motif and associate with RNAs), with protein sequence MLRRQARERREYLYRKAQELQESQLQQKRQIIKQALAQGKPLPKEIAEDEQLQKDFQYDESAQEQIDDEYSATSGIAEPKIIVTTSRDPSTRLSQFAKEIKLLFPTAVRLNRGNYIMPNLVDACQTSGTSDLVVLHEHRGVPTSLTVSHFPHGPTAFFTLHNVVLRHDILNSGNQSEVNPHLIFDNFTTPLGKRVETILKHLFPPGPKKDAARVITFANRGDFISVRQHVYVKTREGVELAEVGPRFEMRLFELKLGTLENKDADVEWQLRRFVRTASRKDYL encoded by the coding sequence ATGTTAAGAAGGCAAGCTcgtgaaagaagagaataCTTGTACCGTAAAGCACAAGAGCTACAAGAATCTCAACTACAACAAAAGCGCCAAATCATAAAGCAAGCGTTAGCACAGGGGAAACCACTACCAAAGGAAATTGCTGAAGATGAGCAACTACAGAAAGATTTTCAATACGATGAAAGTGCTCAGGAACAGATAGATGATGAGTACAGCGCAACAAGCGGTATCGCAGAACCTAAGATTATTGTGACAACATCTAGAGACCCTAGTACTAGGTTATCACAGTTTgcaaaagaaatcaaattaCTGTTCCCAACAGCGGTAAGATTAAACAGAGGTAATTACATTATGCCGAATCTTGTCGATGCCTGTCAAACATCAGGAACGTCAGATTTGGTTGTTCTTCATGAACATAGAGGTGTTCCTACATCACTAACGGTATCACATTTCCCACATGGTCCAACAGCATTTTTCACATTACACAACGTCGTTTTAAGACATGACATTTTAAATTCGGGGAATCAAAGTGAAGTAAATCCACATCTAATCTTCGATAATTTCACAACACCATTGGGTAAGAGAGTAGAGACGATTTTAAAGCACCTATTCCCACCTGGTCCAAAGAAAGATGCAGCAAGGGTGATAACGTTTGCAAACAGAGGAGATTTTATCAGCGTTAGGCAACATGTTTATGTGAAAACCAGAGAAGGTGTGGAGTTAGCAGAAGTGGGACCTAGGTTCGAGATGAGATTGTTCGAATTAAAATTAGGAACATTAGAAAATAAAGATGCTGACGTAGAATGGCAACTAAGAAGATTTGTTAGAACGGCTAGTAGAAAGGACTATTTATAA
- the MKS1 gene encoding Mks1p (weakly similar to uniprot|P34072 Saccharomyces cerevisiae YNL076W MKS1 Pleiotropic regulatory factor involved in Ras-CAMP and lysine biosynthetic pathways and nitrogen regulation involved in retrograde (RTG) mitochondria-to-nucleus signaling), with protein sequence MDQRISIRRREMDPKMLNCTDKNRFQMLHASSDVEHEQNHTFLKVSPALFTQDKLPLFDSLDLYTSLIKCSKFMEQGERLHNLSWRIINKSLLKDQNINKSKRRDGVRNLYHVINPIKQTHLFPQLQQQLQKPKAVTPASPKTPTTMVTAASTSATSSGSSSALLTPISSGASIPKSTANTHITSTRPHISISKKLISPVCSSPEPLPTKMEVPSRSQANTPDLRKDLAKKKFAISPELVNVPKNHQQQLPLPPSSSEPPVSNHVPLSETKSNAHSQTSLFSRNPSSKSLFAKNQPTPFTPANGSTNSSANGSAENLKSNEMNHSSRTSSVANNIAHTSSNGTKSGTSGTISNAAHVHAGQDHKNMFFSSEDEESDWDSLSDDSEIYDEEEDNDQYYENQWDKLMFSKTHQNNNVHQVPSKESGEKKSLLSGLFMQEKQTKSQVDPEDKAYTTTNEDLLKRPLYVSEATSSAKAVEKPVLKSLDKQSEKPLRKKTDQNCILHQNPTGIQIPPQPVAPETTEIVAVGSVTPSSSWQNKPLLDHQKPIPVAFERSRRLGSFSSIVSDTTRERYYHESNAPPAAQTILPTALSTHMFLPNNVHQQRMALRGGSLQSDFDTEIAKKVASRRESMDIPSKNRNNFFLKTRMEISEEESFARAYGRCVKK encoded by the coding sequence ATGGATCAGAGGATTTCAATACGCAGGCGAGAAATGGATCCCAAGATGCTTAACTGTACCGATAAAAATCGGTTCCAGATGCTACACGCGAGTAGTGATGTAGAACATGAACAAAATCATACGTTTTTGAAAGTGAGTCCCGCTCTTTTCACGCAGGATAAACTGCCGTTGTTCGATTCTTTAGACTTATACACTTCGTTGATCAAATGTAGCAAATTCATGGAGCAAGGAGAACGGCTGCATAACCTTAGTTGGAGGATCATTAATAAGTCGTTGTTGAAAGATCAGAATATCAACAAGTCAAAGAGACGGGATGGTGTACGGAACCTATATCACGTTATTAATCCTATAAAGCAAACGCACTTATTCCCACAACTGCAGCAACAGCTGCAGAAACCAAAAGCTGTGACACCGGCGTCACCAAAGACTCCAACTACAATGGTAACTGCAGCTTCCACCTCGGCGACATCGTCCGGTTCATCATCTGCGCTGTTGACACCAATCTCTAGTGGGGCCTCGATACCGAAATCGACTGCTAATACGCATATTACGTCAACAAGACCTCATATCTCAATTTCGAAGAAACTGATATCACCTGTGTGTTCTTCACCTGAACCTCTACCGACGAAAATGGAGGTTCCATCAAGGTCCCAGGCAAACACCCCTGATCTACGGAAAGATTtggcaaagaagaaattcgCTATTTCTCCTGAATTGGTCAATGTACCGAAGAACcatcaacaacaattaCCTTTACcaccatcatcatcagaacCCCCGGTGTCAAATCATGTGCCTTTATCGGAAACAAAGTCAAATGCTCACTCACAGACTTCTTTGTTCAGTAGAAACCCATCTAGTAAATCATTATTTGCGAAAAATCAACCTACTCCATTCACCCCGGCCAATGGATCTACTAATTCATCTGCCAATGGATCTGCTGAAAACCTCAAATCAAATGAGATGAATCATTCCTCGAGAACGTCATCAGTTGCCAACAATATCGCTCATACATCTAGTAATGGCACCAAATCTGGAACGTCTGGTACTATAAGTAATGCAGCGCATGTGCATGCCGGACAAGATCACAAGAATATGTTCTTTAGTAGTGAGGACGAAGAATCTGATTGGGACTCTCTTTCAGATGATAGTGAGATAtacgatgaagaagaagataatgatCAATATTATGAAAACCAATGGGATAAGCTGATGTTCTCAAAGACACACCAAAACAATAATGTTCATCAAGTGCCTTCAAAAGAATCCGGagagaagaaaagtttgtTGTCTGGTCTATTCATGCAAGAGAAACAAACCAAGTCACAAGTTGATCCAGAGGATAAAGCATACACTACAACCAATGAGGATTTGCTCAAAAGACCACTATATGTTTCTGAAGCAACATCTTCAGCAAAGGCTGTTGAGAAACCTGTCTTAAAGTCTTTGGATAAACAATCGGAAAAGCCTCTGAGAAAGAAGACCGATCAAAATTGCATATTACATCAGAATCCAACAGGAATTCAAATACCGCCTCAACCTGTTGCTCCAGAAACTACGGAAATAGTTGCTGTGGGCTCTGTGACACCATCAAGTTCGTGGCAGAACAAACCTCTTTTGGATCATCAAAAGCCAATTCCTGTCGCATTTGAGCGTTCCAGAAGACTCGGCTCTTTTAGTAGTATCGTAAGCGATACTACTAGAGAACGGTATTATCATGAATCGAATGCACCTCCGGCTGCTCAGACCATTTTACCTACTGCTCTTTCTACCCATATGTTTTTGCCTAATAACGTCCACCAACAAAGGATGGCATTACGTGGAGGAAGTCTTCAATCAGATTTTGATACTGAAATAGCCAAAAAGGTAGCATCGAGACGTGAATCGATGGATATCCCTTCcaaaaacagaaacaatttcttccTCAAGACTAGAATGGAAATctcagaagaagaaagctTCGCTAGAGCATATGGCAGATGTGTCAAGAAGTGA
- the OM45 gene encoding Om45p (weakly similar to uniprot|P16547 Saccharomyces cerevisiae YIL136W OM45 Protein of unknown function major constituent of the mitochondrial outer membrane located on the outer (cytosolic) face of the outer membrane): protein MSNRVIIGGVAVAAAGYLLYERQVQLKQQQNGAVPVSPVVHDQSTFERKGAKTGAKLDDLTTDVKDKMSQYKNEADYKFQDIASQVEGKKAGIADWTVEKLDQAKNTIEDSRDKYRDNKHTLRENVQEYENKDKPNAVVQVYKDTKGAISTDLGNIKEGFIDDLKSVKSAIVGTGNQVQDTVHQNVNEIADRSSQKIDDTKESVSKAAASSKQTVNEAAQNAKDTSVSILNWGYNKAEKARAQAINNYDNASKKYQELEERFNESKKGLFGKGDPELQRQVDQAKAYVEDAKRRVDEATREFSEKTTNDFNKLANQVHDNEEELRRKGFLSWLRGKADAEVVDPDSIASHSVSGWGETAELLAKEEMEEKVRNRQIGPSEAQRRLDRFKKIKEDGWFTYKGKDEEFLAQKAAKALEGWGETASTMAQEEYEDLVRWREAGKKRYQASASTARDDAQRAADAAKKSLEDARAELNKHTKHWWQFGAEKNEELQKAAKAKYEDAEKNYQSAVNTVNDWADKATGKFWSSTDDALHTAKQAAAGVHESTQKGLDKAQNYVQEKK, encoded by the coding sequence ATGTCGAACAGAGTTATTATCGGAGGTGTTGCTGTTGCAGCAGCCGGATATTTGTTGTACGAACGTCAAGTTCAGTTGAAACAACAGCAAAATGGGGCTGTTCCCGTGTCTCCAGTTGTTCACGACCAAAGTACATTTGAAAGGAAAGGTGCCAAGACTGGTGCGAAATTGGACGATTTAACCACTGATGTGAAGGACAAAATGTCACAATACAAGAATGAGGCCGATTACAAGTTCCAAGACATTGCCTCGCAGGTTGAGGGCAAGAAAGCTGGCATCGCTGATTGGACCGTGGAAAAATTAGATCAAGCAAAGAACACGATTGAAGATTCACGTGACAAGTACAGAGACAATAAGCACACTCTAAGAGAGAACGTTCAGGAATATGAAAACAAGGACAAGCCAAACGCTGTCGTTCAAGTCTACAAGGACACGAAGGGTGCTATTTCCACTGATCTCGGTAACATCAAGGAAGGTTTCATCGATGACCTGAAAAGTGTGAAGTCCGCAATCGTTGGTACTGGCAACCAAGTGCAAGACACAGTTCACCAGAATGTGAACGAAATAGCTGACAGAAGCTCGCAGAAGATCGACGATACCAAAGAATCCGTATCCAAGGCTGCTGCTAGCAGTAAGCAAACCGTGAACGAAGCTGCTCAGAATGCGAAGGACACGTCAGTCAGTATTTTGAACTGGGGCTACAACAAGGCTGAGAAGGCTCGTGCTCAAGCTATCAACAATTACGATAATGCAAGCAAAAAATACCAAGAGTTGGAAGAAAGGTTCAACGAGTCAAAGAAGGGCCTTTTCGGTAAAGGTGACCCAGAATTGCAAAGGCAAGTTGATCAGGCTAAGGCGTACGTGGAAGATGCCAAGAGAAGAGTGGATGAAGCCACTAGGGAATTCTCTGAGAAGACCACCAATGACTTCAACAAGCTGGCCAACCAAGTACACGACAACGAAGAAGAGCTGAGACGTAAAGGGTTCTTGAGTTGGTTAAGAGGTAAGGCCGACGCGGAGGTTGTTGATCCAGACTCTATTGCCAGCCATAGTGTTTCTGGATGGGGTGAAACTGCCGAACTCTTAGCAAAGGAAGAGATGGAGGAGAAGGTGAGGAACAGACAAATAGGACCAAGTGAAGctcaaagaagattggatcgtttcaagaaaatcaagGAAGACGGTTGGTTCACCTACAAGGGTAAGGACGAAGAGTTCCTGGCTCAAAAGGCTGCTAAGGCCTTGGAAGGTTGGGGTGAAACCGCTTCCACCATGGCCCAAGAAGAATACGAAGACTTGGTAAGATGGAGAGAAGCCGGTAAGAAGAGATACCAAGCTTCCGCTTCTACCGCTCGTGATGACGCCCAAAGGGCTGCAGACGCTGCCAAGAAGTCATTGGAAGATGCCCGTGCTGAATTGAACAAGCACACAAAGCACTGGTGGCAATTCGGtgctgaaaagaatgagGAACTACAAAAAGCTGCCAAGGCCAAATACGAAGatgctgaaaagaattacCAATCTGCGGTTAATACCGTAAACGACTGGGCTGACAAGGCTACTGGTAAGTTCTGGAGTAGTACAGACGACGCCTTGCATACTGCCAAGCAAGCTGCTGCCGGTGTTCACGAATCCACTCAAAAGGGACTAGATAAGGCACAAAACTACGtacaagagaagaaataa
- the APJ1 gene encoding Apj1p (similar to gnl|GLV|CAGL0J10296g Candida glabrata CAGL0J10296g and weakly similar to YNL077W uniprot|P53940 Saccharomyces cerevisiae YNL077W APJ1 Putative chaperone of the HSP40 (DNAJ) family overexpression interferes with propagation of the [Psi ] prion) → MAKNTKLYDILEVNTTATEQEIKKAYRKKALKHHPDKNNHSAESIKLFQDISHAYETLSNSNKRELYDQYGTVDEGEISEIIAKQNMGNTGSNGNSHPFSAHTAGDLFAQFFGGRGSSGTGASGFGFMRGMVNGPFQSFSHDFNMNSMADFEDDGSHEMASGPGIRHNLKCNLYDLFHGKRAKLALNRTRLCQRCQGYGGKKATQCRGCQGTGLFTTTKRMGPMVQTWQTTCKECSGTGKYIRSKDACTECSGNGFIKERKFFDVEVLPGMRNGNEIILPGEADEVINTEYGKERVIPGDVIITIQLTRNEESNMRYKYLVHDHDLILDNFEVDLKTSLCGGTIIIEDHPSGNPFKIEVLSGELLKPGCIKCVENKGMPVDSNGNFGNLYIRFRVKFPEQLKSDTINKLSEILVQDENISSILSDSINNKSYKINSSDIAEEQVLSTFTTEDLQSKFKNAKRDSPNKRKHADRDGPHYNTTYDYDYNPTESCHMN, encoded by the coding sequence ATGGCTAAGAATACGAAACTGTACGATATTTTAGAAGTTAATACTACGGCCACCGAACAAGAAATTAAGAAGGCGTACAGGAAAAAGGCGTTAAAACACCATCCAGATAAGAACAACCATAGTGCAGAATCAATTAAATTGTTCCAGGATATTAGCCATGCGTACGAAACGTTGAGTAATAGTAACAAGAGGGAGTTGTACGATCAGTATGGTACAGTAGACGAGGGAGAAATTAGTGAGATAATAGCGAAGCAAAACATGGGAAATACTGGTAGTAACGGTAATTCTCATCCGTTCAGTGCCCATACCGCAGGTGATTTGTTTGCGCAGTTTTTTGGGGGTCGCGGGTCCAGCGGCACTGGTGCTAGCGGATTCGGTTTCATGAGAGGAATGGTAAATGGACCTTTCCAGAGTTTTTCTCATGATTTCAACATGAACTCGATGGCAGATTTTGAGGACGATGGTTCTCACGAAATGGCATCGGGTCCTGGGATTCGTCATAATTTGAAGTGCAATTTATACGACCTATTCCATGGGAAACGTGCTAAATTAGCTCTAAATAGAACCAGATTGTGCCAACGGTGCCAAGGATATGGTGGTAAGAAGGCTACTCAATGTAGAGGATGCCAGGGTACAGGATTATTTACTACAACAAAGAGAATGGGTCCGATGGTTCAAACGTGGCAAACAACGTGTAAAGAATGCAGTGGAACAGGAAAGTACATTAGGAGTAAAGATGCATGCACAGAATGTTCTGGAAACGGGTTCATAAAAGAAAGGAAATTTTTCGATGTCGAAGTGTTGCCTGGTATGCGTAACGGTAATGAGATCATACTACCCGGTGAAGCCGACGAAGTTATAAATACGGAATACGGTAAGGAACGTGTTATCCCAGGTGATGTCATAATCACCATCCAACTAACCAGGAATGAAGAAAGTAATATGAGGTACAAGTACTTGGTACATGATCACGATCTCATATTGGATAACTTTGAAGTGGACTTAAAGACAAGTTTATGTGGTGGGACCATTATTATTGAAGACCATCCAAGTGGGAACCCATTCAAGATTGAGGTATTGAGTGGTGAATTGTTGAAACCTGGTTGTATCAAATGTGTTGAAAATAAAGGTATGCCTGTTGACAGTAATGGCAATTTCGGAAATTTATACATCAGATTCCGTGTGAAGTTCCCAGAACAGTTGAAATCTGATACAATCAATAAACTCTCTGAAATCCTTgttcaagatgaaaatatatCCAGTATTCTCAGTGACAGTATTAACAATAAGAGCTACAAGATAAATTCTTCAGATATCGCAGAAGAGCAAGTCTTGAGTACCTTCACCACTGAAGATCTACAATcgaaattcaaaaatgcTAAGAGGGATTCACCTAATAAACGAAAACACGCTGATCGTGATGGTCCTCATTACAACACAACATACGACTACGATTATAACCCAACAGAATCATGTCACATGAACTGA
- the TMA108 gene encoding Tma108p (similar to uniprot|P40462 Saccharomyces cerevisiae YIL137C RBF108 Hypothetical ORF) has product MILSLTEPVVPLEYTLDLNVDHKQPNFKGQLTVQLKQRQPGQSFNKFKFHCKQLIVTKVLLSDKPLSISYDANEQTVSFSSDDPLNIADDTAELRISYIGKVNTIKTHRELTTGLFKTNFMSDTTGISDSYILATHTQPVFARSIFPCFDEPNSKCKYQLTLTADDKFKVISNTSVENRSVTDDRKQIVKFSKTPLMNTSYFGFCIGDLEFLRTDVKLKNKTIPVQLFAPQSISHATYSFDTIVELLPIVEKRLGVDYPLEKLDVVLLPFLSDMAMENWGLLTFQMNHLLLTPQALSDPSVIQQVRQLIVHELCHQWMGNYISFDSWDHLWFNEAFATWFACDLLDEHDNDGYWSSDVYLTQMENVISTDAEVTTKSITQGSVIDVKSLQSTSDAFEPHIYHKGISLLRSLQQSVGKENFNRALAQIFSESSTFHETCIKPMDIFRRMGEILKSENIANFYSSWTRTPGIPIISVNTDTERTTLEQHRFLLEKTDVEDIPYHIPLFAVQSSGEDDTKNGLFTDRTLKLSEPELIVNSGARGLYRVSYETDKCYELINEALKNSKISDLDLFKIFIDLRSLIGSEYQKKIHIDGVLMILRCLASHVDLTEELYRGLSIGLDILQTIENALRTYTGKSEKAFITDIYVPLWDKFSWNDFHVSSYQLKVMSKVMFGIKHLDSTLTVANQLMKKILSGPNKSIPLELCGSVFATVSCHQKNVKQWKKLYELVKSAKGVESHVDGGSSIDIQNMALENLAFNTNEELIKKTLNFILTNITSTSVENALFGLNYNFREPLDGKKNKLVRDVCWEWFELNYDLWGRKSLREGAESSERMKKTLVHISYVIFQMWMDNPEKVDEFVTKKNATYGQTLGTAQIWTAVKASESSKMNIYKGILGF; this is encoded by the coding sequence ATGATTCTCTCACTCACTGAGCCGGTGGTTCCTTTAGAGTACACTTTGGATCTGAATGTGGATCACAAACAGCCAAATTTCAAAGGACAATTGACAGTTCAATTAAAACAACGTCAGCCTGGTCAATCATTCAATAAGTTCAAATTCCATTGTAAACAATTGATTGTCACCAAAGTTCTATTGAGCGATAAACCGTTATCTATTTCCTATGATGCGAATGAACAAACTGTGTCTTTCTCTTCAGATGACCCATTGAACATTGCAGATGATACCGCGGAGTTAAGAATTAGTTACATCGGTAAAGTTAATACCATCAAGACTCATCGCGAATTGACCACTGGGTTGTTCAAGACAAATTTCATGAGCGATACCACTGGAATCAGCGACTCTTACATTCTTGCAACTCATACCCAACCTGTTTTTGCTAGATCCATTTTCCCTTGCTTCGATGAGCCAAACTCAAAATGTAAGTATCAGCTTACCTTGACTGCAGATGACAAGTTCAAAGTAATCAGTAACACATCGGTTGAAAATCGTTCCGTTACAGATGACCGTAAACAAATTGTGAAGTTTAGTAAGACTCCTCTCATGAATACTTCTTATTTTGGTTTCTGCATCGGTGATTTAGAATTCTTGAGAACCGATgtcaaattgaagaataagaCCATTCCAGTACAGTTGTTTGCTCCACAGAGTATTTCTCATGCTACTTACAGCTTTGATACCATTGTAGAACTCTTGCCTATAGTTGAGAAAAGGTTAGGCGTTGATTATCCTTTGGAGAAATTGGACGTGGTACTGTTGCCATTTTTGTCTGATATGGCTATGGAAAATTGGGGTTTACTTACTTTCCAAATGAACCACCTGTTGCTAACACCTCAAGCTTTGTCTGACCCTTCGGTGATTCAACAGGTCAGACAATTGATTGTTCATGAACTTTGTCATCAATGGATGGGTAACTACATCTCGTTTGACTCCTGGGATCATCTTTGGTTTAACGAAGCTTTTGCGACGTGGTTCGCATGTGACTTGTTGGACGAACACGATAATGATGGATATTGGTCTTCAGACGTCTATCTAACCCAGATGGAAAATGTCATATCAACTGACGCTGAAGTAACTACCAAGAGTATCACACAAGGTTCGGTAATCGACGTGAAATCCTTGCAATCAACTTCAGATGCATTTGAACCACACATATATCATAAGGGAATATCGTTATTGAGATCACTCCAACAAAGTGTtgggaaagaaaacttcaaCAGAGCTCTCGCCCAGATCTTCTCAGAGTCGTCCACATTCCATGAAACTTGTATCAAACCAATGGATATCTTTAGAAGAATGGGCGAGATCCTAAAATCCGAAAACATTGCAAACTTCTACAGCTCATGGACTAGGACTCCTGGTATCCCAATCATTTCTGTAAATACTGATACTGAAAGGACTACCTTGGAACAGCACCGTTTCCTTTTGGAAAAGACAGATGTTGAGGACATTCCTTACCATATTCCACTTTTTGCAGTTCAATCTTCAGGAGAGGATGATACTAAGAATGGATTATTTACTGATAGAACTCTGAAATTATCCGAACCCGAACTTATTGTGAACAGTGGAGCCAGGGGCCTATACCGTGTTTCTTATGAGACGGATAAATGCTACGAGTTGATCAATGAAGCCCTCAAGAACTCTAAAATTTCCGATTTggatttattcaaaatattcatTGACCTGAGATCTCTAATAGGCAGTGAATACCAAAAAAAGATACACATCGATGGTGTCTTAATGATATTGAGGTGCCTGGCATCACATGTTGATTTAACGGAAGAACTATACCGTGGATTATCTATCGGTTTAGATATCTTGCAAACCATAGAAAATGCTTTAAGAACATACACCGGTAAATCTGAGAAAGCTTTCATTACTGATATTTATGTCCCTCTATGGGATAAATTTTCTTGGAATGACTTTCACGTTTCCTCATATCAGCTAAAAGTTATGTCAAAGGTGATGTTTGGTATCAAACATTTGGACTCAACCTTGACTGTGGCCAATCAattaatgaaaaagatcttGTCTGGTCCAAATAAGTCCATTCCTTTGGAATTGTGCGGAAGTGTGTTCGCCACTGTCTCCTGTCATCAAAAGAATGTCAAACAGTGGAAAAAATTATATGAGCTAGTTAAGTCTGCAAAGGGTGTTGAATCTCATGTTGACGGTGGATCTTCTATTGACATTCAAAATATGGCTCTTGAGAATCTTGCATTCAACACTAATGAGGAGCTCATCAAAAAGACTTTGAACTTTATTTTAACTAATATCACTTCAACCAGTGTTGAAAATGCATTATTCGGATTGAACTATAACTTCCGCGAGCCATTGGATGGcaagaagaataaattAGTCCGTGATGTATGCTGGGAGTGGTTCGAGTTAAATTATGACCTATGGGGTCGTAAGTCTCTGAGAGAGGGCGCGGAATCCTCtgaaagaatgaaaaagacCCTGGTGCACATCAGTTATGTGATCTTCCAAATGTGGATGGATAACCCCGAAAAGGTCGATGAGTTTgtgacaaagaaaaacgCTACGTATGGTCAAACGCTTGGTACAGCTCAAATCTGGACCGCTGTTAAAGCGAGTGAAAGCTCCAAAATGAATATCTATAAAGGTATTTTAGGCTTCTAA